The stretch of DNA CcaggccctctctctctctctctctttttctttctttcaagacagggtctccctctgtcacccgggctggagtgcagtgcagcaatctcagctcactgaagccgtggcagcctgggctcaagccataagccatcctcccacctcagtccctcaggtagctgggaccacaggtgtgcaccaacatgcacagctagttttttcattttctgtagcgGCGGggcttgctatgttacccaggctggtctcgacccctgatctcaagcgatcctcccgcctcggcctcccaaagtgctgggatcacaggcatgagccaccacgcccagcctcctttcTTTCTGCATCTCGCTCTGTTCCtccttttgttcatttgttcattcatttgacaaacattCAGTGACACAGTCCAGGGTCAGAGCCCCCTCCTGGGTGCTGGAGACATGGAATCGGGAGGCAGCCCCCATTCCTGACCCCTTGCTCTCATAGAGGTCATGTCTGAGAACAGAAAGATGAGGCTCCTTTCTGGCTGTGCCGGGCCCAGGTCCTTCACCTTTCAGCTCCCAGCTGAATGCGGCCGTCTCATCTTTTTTTTCAGCAGCAAGACCCAGAAGGCCAGAAAGAGGAAACAGTGGGTCATGCCGTGAACCAGTGATAGAGTAGAACTActaaatagagaaagaaaaagttggcCACAATTATGCAGCACTCACGGTGTGTCACGCCCCTTTCTAAGCACTTTAAACATATCAGTTAATTCCAATCAGAGTCCACAAGACAGGTTCTGCTAAAAGCCCCGTTTAAAGGTAAAACAGATCCAGAGAGAGCAAAAAACTTATCCAATTCTCACAgcttgtaagtggcagagctgggattttggAACTCTGGCTCCTACCTCTGCTTGTCTTTTCACCTCTCTGtcctgccattttcttttctttttactttttattttggagccagggtctccctctgtcgccccagctggagtgcagtgacgtgatcatagctcacgtatcttagcctccaactcctgggctcaagcgatccgcccacctcagcctccaaaagtgctgggattacaggcgaccacgcccagcctcatatgcagctaattttttcatttcttgtagagaagaggtcttgcagtgttgccccaggctgttcttaaaaccctagcctcaagcgatcctcctgcctctgccttccaaagtgctgggaggccccaaaatatatttgtttattcatttgtttgcctCCCCAGGAGGACGGGGACTGTTGTCTATATTGGTCACCTATTGAGCAGCTCATGTGTGCCATGCCCTGTTCTAGGCACAGGGGATCCAGCAGTGGACAGAAAGACAAGAACTCCTGTGTTCTCAGAGCTCACATTCTAGAAAGGGAGTCAGGCCCTCAAGCAGATAAGGACATAGCAATAGGACAGGGAGCCATGCAGCCCAGAGGTAAGGTGGGATCAGGATGCAGGGGATGCTGCCACTGTTTAGTCAGGTTGGCCAGGgagggcctctctgaggaggtgacctTTGAGCTGTAGCTGAAGGAAGTGAAGGAGTCAGTGTGTGGCTGTTGAAGAGGGAGGGATAGTTGTCAGCCCAAAGGTCCTtggctccctccctctccccctccggATATTTACTCCAGGTCACCTCCTATTACTCCGGGTCACCTTCTCACTGAGAAGGTCCTGTACCACTGCAGCAGCCCTGTCCACgcgtgcacgtgcacacacacacacacacacacacacacagttggagGCCAGTGTGCCCAAAGTAATAGGTTGTGAATGGTGTTCACGAAGGGTAGTCATAACAAGGACGTTCCATTTTGTTCTAACAGCGACAGGCGGGAAAAAGAgggtctgggccaggcacagtggctcacgcctgtaatcccagcactttgggaggccgaagcgggtggatcacaaggtcaggagttcgagactagcctggcccacatggcaaaaccccatctgtactaaaaatacaaaaattagctgggcgtgatggcgggctcatgtaatcccagctactcgggagactgaggcaggagaatcgtttgagccgggaggtggaggttgcaatgagccaagatcatgccactgcactccagcctgggcgacaagagcaagactctgtcttaaaaaaaaagtgtctgaTCCAAGCAGGTGTCCACTGGCTCCCCCTGGCTGCGTGTGGAGACAGACTGGGGACACAGGTGGAAACGGAGAGCAGGGCGGGCTCATGGAGAACAACTGATGGAGGAAAGGTCAGATTTGGGATCCTCTTGAAGTTGGAACCACAGAAATTGCTGCATCCTGAGATGTTTCTCATCTCAGGAAACAGCAGCGCCATTGACTCCATTGCTCACGCCACAGACCCTGAGTCTCGAGTTGTCTGGCATCTTGGGGAAGAGCATGGCCTCTGGAGCCATTGGATGGTTCCAGATTTTAAAATCTCACTCTGGcacggcatggtggctcacaccttcaatcccagtgctttgggaggccgaggcgggaggatcacttgagcctgggagttcaagaccagcctgtgcacagtcccaaccactcaggaggctgaggtgggaagattgcttgaacctgggagttggaggctgcagtgagctttgatcgtgccactgcactgtagctggtgtaacagagtgagatcttgtctccaagatcaattatttaaattaatgagttaatttaaataattcacaCTCACTACTCACCAGCCACTGTGACCCCTTGGGCAAGtgtttaacctttctgtgccttagtttACCCATCGGTAGCACAAATAGTAATAGGACCCAGCTagtagagttgttgtgaggattcagtgagtAATGACTCTACAAATAATGGCTTTTATTTCCTTCCCACTCCACATGCAATCCCTCACCAAGTCCTGTGTGAGTTGGTTTTTCTGCCTTGGTGGTTTGGGGATTCGAACCTGCTGCGCCTGGGTTCTGACCCCTGGTTGGGGCAATGGGTGGGGCCTGGGAGCCTGGACAAGCTCTCTCACGCCTTCTCACCAGGTATTGACCTGATGGACCTGGCTTCAGACATCCTGCAGCCCAAAGGAGATGATGTGGCCCGGATCAGCTGGTACCTCCGTGACATCATCACTCGATATCAGGAGACCTTCAGCGTCATCGAGAAGGTGACTCTAGGGCATCCCTCTCCATGCCCACCTCCCCTGGGCCAGCCCTGACCCCACTCTTCCTGTTCCCTCTCAGTGCCCCAAGCCTGTGATTGCTGCCGTCCACGGGGGCTGCATTGGCGGAGGTGAGTCTGTGGCTGTCCTCCTGCTCGGGTGCTCCCCGGGTCGAGCTGCTACCCCAACGCTGCGACCACTGGCATCCAGCTTCAGCTCTGTCATGGGCCAGACTCTGTCCCAAGAGGAATCCCCCTCCCACGTCCTGGGAGGCGGGGTTGGTTCTGGTGGTCATTCAGCGTCCCtggcctctacctcctaggtGTGGACCTCATCACCGCCTGTGACATCCGGTACTGTGCCCAGGACGCTTTCTTCCAGGTGAAGGTGAGCCATCCTCCTGAGGTCCTGCTTAGAGCTGGGcagtggggtggggttggggggccTGGAGTGAGCCCCGAGGGCTTCATGGAAGAGTCGGAGTTGAACCTGACAAAGTAAGACATACTGGTAGAGGAAGTCAAGAGGTGAAGTTGTGAATGGGTAAGGTATGGGGTGGGGTTGAGGCTGGCAGGTGCCAGAGGCAGGGATTGCTCCTGGGGCCATAGGGATGAAGGTGGGAGGCAGGATGGAGCCAGGGGACTCAGTAAAGGGGTCTCAGGTAGGGTGAAGAGGGCACCTCTCTCATGATAGATGGAGCTGCCCTGAAGGGATGGGAGGGCGTGTGAGTGGGAAGGTGGGCTCTATTCTAGGTTGAAGGAACTTGCCTGAGTCAAGAAGCTGCCTGGGTAATGGAGTGGGACTTTGGAAGAAGTCCCTGGGGTGAAGGTGGGGCGGGACTCTCCAGTAAACATGAAATTTCATGGACGTTGATGTTGTGAGGGGCACAGTATTGGGTAGAAACCAAAcactggggccaggcacggtggctcaagcctgtaatcccagcactttgggaggccaagacgggtggatcacgaggtcaggagatcgagaccatcctggctaacacggtgaaaccccgtctctactaaaaaatacaaaaaaactagccgggtgaggtggcgggcgcctgtagtcccagctactcgggaggctgaggcaggagaatggcgtgaacccaggaggtggagtttgcagggagctgagattgcgccactgcactccaacctgggcagcagcgcgagactccgtctcaaaaaaaaaaaaaaaaagaaaccaagcacTGACCCGGTTCCTCCCCCAGGAGGTGGACGTGGGTTTGGCTGCCGATGTAGGGACACTGCAGCGCCTGCCCAAGGTCATCGGGAACCAGAGGTGGGTGCATGGGGTGTGGATGTGTGGGCGGGATACCCCAGAACATCTCGCAGCCCTGGGGTGACAGCCACCTCCTGATGCACACTCCCCTTTGTAGCCTGGTCAACGAGCTGGCCTTCACCGCCCGCAAGATGATGGCTGACGAGGCCCTGGGCTGCGGCCTGGTGAGGTAGAGCCATGGCCCTGGTGGCTCAGTGCTGGGGGCAGCCAGGCCTGGAGGGGTGGAGGCCTCTTCGGGTCCCCTTGCCTCCTAGCTCTAGAATTCCAAGTGGCATCCTTTCTTGGCAAGGTCATTTCTTTAGTGTGCGGTCAGTCCCCTGCTCCCGTTGGGCTGTTTCTCTGGGGTCTTGGGCCTTCCTCTGTGACTGGCCACTTCTTCATCTgcgggaggctgggggagagagcCCTTCCCAGCCCACCCGGTCCCTGATCTCTTTCGCTGCAGCCGGGTGTTCCCAGACAAGGAGGTCATGCTTGATGCTGCCTTAGCGCTGGCGGCCGAGATTTCCAGCAAGAGCCCCGTGGCGGTGCAGAGCACCAAGGTCAACCTGCTCTACTCCCGTGACCATTCGGTGGCCGAGAGCCTCAACTATGTGGTAAGGCACTTGCTCCAACCAGTCACAGCCCTCCTCTAACCCCAGGCGACCAACCAAGGCTCAGGGTGCTGCATGCTTCATCCTGATTGGCCCCTGCTAATCTGTCTCCTCGTTCTTTCCCAACACCCTCGGTACCAGGCGTCCTGGAACATGAGCATGCTGCAGACCCAGGACATCACCAAGTCGGTCCAAGCCATGACTGAGAACAAGGAACTGAAAAGTGTCACCTTCTCCAAGCTCTGAGAGCCCTCGCATCCCGGTCCCCAACCAGGGGCCTGGCCTTGTCCCACCTCATCTGCAGAAAGGGAGGATGGGCGATGACCTTCGTCTGTGTGCCTTCTCACCCAGTCTCCCAGTTTATAACTATATGACAATGACTTCCTCAAGCCCAAGGCCTTATCTTCATCCCACGAACAATAAAGCAAAGTAAAGAAACCGGTGATCTTCTTGGAAAGAGGAGAGGCGGGAGGGGCTGGGATGCCCTTGGGGGCTCCAGAGACCGCAGTCCTGAAGGCTGGGGCTAGAGGTTGGATGCGTGGGAATGGGTGGCATGGAGGTGATGGCCATTCAGACTGGCAGCGGGCAGGCGAGGGGCACAAGGAagccagggaaggagggagtgagCAAAAGTCACTGGGCTCCCCCTGGGTTGCAAGGCTTCCCGGTCTCCCTGCCTGCCCTGGGGTTGAGGGTGGTGTTCGCACCCTGCCTGGCACCTCTCACTGCACAGCACATGGGATCTGGTGCTGGCCTCTGGCTGGGATTCCCTTGTTACCAGGGAATTCCCTTGAGCctcatttctttaaaactttggagtgctgggtatggtggctcacacctgtaatcccagcagtttgggaggctgaggcaggtggattgccttagttcaggagttcgcgaccagcctagtcaacatggtgaaaccccatctctactaaaaatacagaaattagctgggtgtggtggctggtgcctgtagtcccagctactggggagcctgaggcagaagaatccttgaacctcggaggcgaggttgcagtgagccgagatcatgctgctacactccagcctgggcgacagagcgagactgtctcaaaaaaacaaaaaacgaaaaacaactTTGgggtttctggccgggcgcagtggctcatgcctgtaattccagcattttgggaggctgagggctaatcacttgaggtcaggagtttgagaccagattggccaacatggcaaaacctgatttctactaaaaacacaaaaattagccgggtgtggggcatgcctgtaatcccagctcttcaggaggctgaggcaggagaatcgcttgaacccgggaggcagaggttgcagtgaaccgggatggtgccactgcacagcagcctgggtgacagagcaagactctgtctcaaaaatgaacaaacaaaacaaacaaacaagaacttCGGTTTTTTTTATCCATATATCTTCCCAATCTTCTGGATTTACATTTGGAATGACTGTAAGAGACCAAGCATTAATGTAATGACTTCTATATGGCAAGTCCTGTTCTGAGCATTTATTATCTTAATGATCAAGGACTCTATATGAAGTTGATACTATTATGATTATTGTTATgactattattgttgttaattttagagacagggtcttagtctgtcacccaggctcgagtgcagtggcatgatcatagctcgctgtaaccttgaactcctgggttcaagtgatcctcctgcctcagcctcctgagtagctaggcctacagatgtgtgctaccatgcccagctaatttttatttttattttttagacatggggtctcgctatatttcCCAGACtcgtcttgaacttctaggctcaaggagtcctcctgcttcaacttccccaagtgctgggattgtaggcacgagccaccacgcccagtcccaTGTTgatactactctttttttttttttttttttttgagtaactGTTGGACCCACTGCTAGATCTTCTTATTTGGTAGATTAATGACATACAGGCATTACTGGATCACaaattcatgtttaaaatattttgatagctATTCAATGTTTGTTTCCtctgttatgattttttttttttcccccaaaatagtctccctctgtcatccaggctggagtgcggtggcatgatctcggctcactgcaatctccaccatcaggttcaagcgattctcctgcctcagcctccaagtagctgggatcataggcgcccgccaccatgcctggctaatttttgtatttttagtagagactggaatttcaccaggatggtctcctgacatcaggtgatccacccacctcagccaaacaaagtgctgggattacaggcacgagccactgcacccagctgatactaccactatccccattttacagatgagcactTGGGCAAATTGAAGGTAAGGCACTGACCCAGCATCAGACAGCTGAGAAGTGGcaaaggcaggatttgaacccagaaccTCTGGCTCCACACACTAGTAATCTAAACCACTCTCACTACACTACAACGTACGTGGTAAAGCCGTGTGGTGGGCACGTAATCAATGTAGGTCCCTTCACAGttgctgggagaggcaggaattCGCAGTTCCTCTGAGTTCTCCTCTTCCGCTGCCCACCTGTCCTAGGTCACTCctgcagccctgccctgccctgcctgttCTCACCCTCCCTCTGCCAACAGAATTCGGGGCAGGGTTTTATGGGCTCTGATAAGGCCCTGGCAGGGCCGAAGTTCATCAGCACTTCCTCTTTGCAGGAGGGCCTAGGGGAGGGGACCCAGGTGATTTGGGTCCTGGCTGGTCACCAGGGAAGCTGTCAAGGGAAGGGAGACTAGGGTGCGCTCTAGGAGAAGCCGAAAGCCTGAGAGTCCCGGAAGAGAGCCCTATGGATCCTCCCCTGCCAGCCACGCCCTTACCCTGGGTATAAGAGCCACCACCGCCTGCCATCCGCCACCATCTCCCACTCCTGCAGCTCTTCTCACAGGACCAGCCACTAGCGCAACCTCGAGCAATGGCCTATGTCCCCGCACCGGGCTACCAGCCCACCTACAACCCGGTGAGACGCCGACTCAGGCCCCACCCTGCCCGCAGCTCCATCCATAAGCCCTCACACCAATTTTCCCTACCCTGATCCTGGGGGGGCCCATCTAACTCTGTGGTTTGATTTACCCAAAGCAGACCCAGACCCTCAATTTACGCCCACCCTGACCTCAGGCTGTCTGTGTCCACGTCTAACTGTCGGCCCTCGTCATCTTCAACCTGGTCCTCCCCCGTGGTTTCCTCTCCCCTGCTTAAGGGACTGGGGGGCTTTTCCGGGAGGGGTAAAGGCTGCAACAGGCAGATGGCTTGTGAGTCCCCTCACCAGGCCTCTTCTCCAGACACTGCCTTACCACAAGCCCATCCCAGGCGGGCTCAGCGTGGGAATGTCTGTTTACATCCAAGGAGTAGCCAGTGAGCACATGAGGAGGTAAGACCCTCCCCAAGCCAGGCTGGGCTGGCAGGGGGCTTCCCACAGAGTGCTCTTGGCCTGGCTGTTGGGGGCTTTCTGCCCTTACCCCACCCTGGTGAGGAGGGGACTCTTTTGCTGCCCCACCCAATAGCTAGAGACGAGCCTGGGGGAGATCAGGAGTGGGTATGTGGGGGCCAGAAGGTTCAGGGAGGGCTCACCTTGAGAGGCAGCCCCTGAGTTGGACATTAGACTGAAGCCGATGGGTGTGATGGCAGGAATTGAGATCACAGGCTCCGGGCTGGGTCCCTGAgttaaaatcccagctctgccactccccAGCTCTATGTTGGTGAAA from Rhinopithecus roxellana isolate Shanxi Qingling chromosome 12, ASM756505v1, whole genome shotgun sequence encodes:
- the LOC104676874 gene encoding delta(3,5)-Delta(2,4)-dienoyl-CoA isomerase, mitochondrial isoform X2; its protein translation is MAAAIVASRRLRDLLSWRLTASNYSGPSISLRLTGSSAQEEAPDHSYESLRVTSAQKHVLHVQLNRPNKRNAMNKAFWREMVECFSKISRDADCRAVVISGAGKMFTAGIDLMDLASDILQPKGDDVARISWYLRDIITRYQETFSVIEKCPKPVIAAVHGGCIGGGVDLITACDIRYCAQDAFFQVKEVDVGLAADVGTLQRLPKVIGNQSRVFPDKEVMLDAALALAAEISSKSPVAVQSTKVNLLYSRDHSVAESLNYVASWNMSMLQTQDITKSVQAMTENKELKSVTFSKL
- the LOC104676874 gene encoding delta(3,5)-Delta(2,4)-dienoyl-CoA isomerase, mitochondrial isoform X1: MAAAIVASRRLRDLLSWRLTASNYSGPSISLRLTGSSAQEEAPDHSYESLRVTSAQKHVLHVQLNRPNKRNAMNKAFWREMVECFSKISRDADCRAVVISGAGKMFTAGIDLMDLASDILQPKGDDVARISWYLRDIITRYQETFSVIEKCPKPVIAAVHGGCIGGGVDLITACDIRYCAQDAFFQVKEVDVGLAADVGTLQRLPKVIGNQSLVNELAFTARKMMADEALGCGLVSRVFPDKEVMLDAALALAAEISSKSPVAVQSTKVNLLYSRDHSVAESLNYVASWNMSMLQTQDITKSVQAMTENKELKSVTFSKL